A DNA window from Streptomyces canus contains the following coding sequences:
- a CDS encoding aldo/keto reductase, with product MRYTLFGKTGLRVSELSLGAMVMGEDPAYGSDKETSARLLDAYADAGGNFVDTADIYSGGTSERILGELLDGRREEFVLASKYTCGTRAGDVNSAGNHRKNLVQSVEASLGRLRTDRLDVLWVHARDNFTPVEEVMRALDDLVRTGKVLYVGVSDWPAWKTAQANTLADLRGWTAFAGSQLRYNLLERTPERELLPQARAFGQAVLAWSPLAGGKLTGKYRRGEAGRLDASGDKPNPQEEEVVSAVMEIAEQGGWTPAQVALAWLLGRPGNVVPIVAATRESQLADNLGSLDVRLDADAVARLDEVSAVPLGFPHDFLREPEIVKNIYGDRWQAIDDRRSGYRRTATDVL from the coding sequence GTGCGGTACACACTGTTCGGCAAGACCGGTCTGCGCGTGAGCGAGCTGAGCCTCGGCGCGATGGTCATGGGTGAGGATCCCGCCTACGGATCCGACAAGGAGACCAGCGCCAGGCTTCTCGACGCGTACGCCGACGCCGGCGGCAACTTCGTCGACACGGCGGACATCTACTCGGGCGGTACCTCGGAACGCATCCTCGGCGAGCTGCTCGACGGGCGGCGCGAGGAGTTCGTGCTGGCCAGCAAGTACACCTGCGGGACCCGTGCGGGGGACGTCAACTCGGCCGGAAACCATCGCAAGAACCTCGTGCAGTCGGTGGAGGCGAGTCTCGGGCGGCTGCGCACCGACCGGCTGGACGTCCTGTGGGTGCATGCGCGAGACAACTTCACCCCGGTCGAGGAGGTCATGCGGGCACTCGACGACCTCGTGCGCACCGGCAAGGTGCTCTACGTCGGTGTGTCGGACTGGCCCGCGTGGAAGACGGCGCAGGCCAACACCCTCGCGGATTTGCGGGGTTGGACCGCGTTCGCGGGTTCGCAGTTGCGCTACAACCTGCTGGAGCGTACTCCGGAGCGTGAACTGCTCCCGCAGGCACGCGCGTTCGGCCAGGCGGTGCTGGCCTGGTCGCCGCTGGCGGGCGGGAAGCTCACCGGCAAGTACCGGCGGGGTGAGGCGGGACGTCTCGACGCCTCGGGCGACAAGCCGAACCCGCAGGAGGAGGAGGTCGTCTCGGCCGTCATGGAGATCGCCGAGCAGGGCGGCTGGACTCCTGCCCAGGTGGCCCTGGCCTGGCTGCTGGGCCGCCCCGGCAATGTGGTCCCCATCGTCGCGGCCACCCGGGAGAGCCAGCTCGCCGACAACCTGGGCAGCCTCGACGTCCGCCTCGACGCCGACGCGGTCGCCCGTCTGGACGAGGTGAGTGCGGTGCCGCTCGGCTTTCCGCACGACTTCCTACGGGAGCCGGAGATCGTCAAGAACATCTACGGCGACCGCTGGCAGGCCATCGACGACCGGCGCTCGGGATACCGGCGTACCGCGACCGACGTGCTCTAG
- a CDS encoding DUF305 domain-containing protein, whose translation MKGPWAAAVLFRRAPVLTATLAAVAALALGGCDSDADPKSASGTGPSVLAPGKPGEANRTLSAQDAEEQRADDDTPNSADVSYARMMIEHHTQALELTELAPGRAESARLKALAERISAAQGPEIAAMRAWLKDYDQPEKSDDHTHATMPGMATEAQLKKLRAAKGKAFDELFLTLMITHHEGAITMATDVKGQGNNIRIEEMADDVVAQQTSEINRMRDML comes from the coding sequence ATGAAGGGACCATGGGCGGCCGCTGTGCTTTTCCGCCGTGCGCCCGTGCTGACGGCGACCTTGGCCGCCGTGGCAGCTCTGGCCCTCGGGGGTTGCGACTCCGACGCGGATCCCAAGTCGGCGTCGGGGACCGGGCCTTCGGTGCTCGCGCCGGGCAAGCCGGGCGAGGCGAACCGCACGCTGTCCGCCCAGGACGCGGAGGAGCAGCGGGCCGACGACGACACTCCCAACTCGGCGGACGTCTCGTACGCGCGGATGATGATCGAGCATCACACCCAGGCGCTGGAACTGACCGAACTGGCCCCCGGCCGCGCCGAGTCGGCGAGACTCAAGGCGCTCGCCGAGCGGATCTCGGCCGCCCAGGGGCCGGAGATCGCCGCGATGAGGGCCTGGCTGAAGGACTACGACCAGCCCGAGAAGAGCGACGACCACACGCACGCCACGATGCCCGGCATGGCGACCGAGGCCCAGCTGAAGAAGCTGCGCGCCGCGAAGGGGAAGGCGTTCGACGAGCTCTTCCTCACGCTGATGATCACTCACCACGAGGGTGCGATCACCATGGCGACGGACGTGAAGGGGCAGGGCAACAACATCCGGATCGAGGAGATGGCCGACGACGTGGTCGCCCAGCAGACGAGCGAGATCAACCGGATGCGGGACATGCTCTGA
- a CDS encoding HAD family hydrolase — MTAVLFDFSGTLFRIESTESWLRAALDEAGLALAEAELTRAALELETVGALPGGTAPRAPMPDQVAAVWGIRDESAELHRAAYTGLSRLVPLPDPALHDALYDRHMSPAAWQPYPDAAEVLSALRERGIGVGVVSNIGWDLRPVFRAHGLDPYVDVYVLSYEHGVQKPDPRLFETACTALGVEPRDVLMVGDDRRADGGAAALGCGVHFVDHLPAAQRPDGLRPVLDLVG, encoded by the coding sequence ATGACTGCCGTCTTGTTCGACTTCTCGGGGACCCTCTTCCGGATCGAGTCCACCGAGTCCTGGCTGAGGGCCGCTCTCGACGAGGCGGGACTTGCCCTGGCCGAGGCCGAGTTGACGCGGGCCGCGCTGGAGCTGGAGACGGTGGGGGCGTTGCCCGGCGGGACGGCGCCCCGGGCGCCGATGCCGGACCAGGTCGCCGCCGTGTGGGGGATTCGGGACGAGAGTGCCGAGCTGCACCGGGCCGCGTACACCGGGCTCTCGCGACTGGTCCCGCTGCCGGATCCCGCCCTGCACGACGCGTTGTACGACCGGCACATGTCCCCCGCCGCCTGGCAGCCGTACCCCGACGCCGCCGAGGTCCTGAGTGCGCTGCGGGAGCGCGGGATCGGAGTGGGTGTGGTCAGCAACATCGGCTGGGACCTGCGCCCCGTCTTCCGCGCGCACGGGCTCGACCCGTACGTCGACGTGTATGTCCTGTCGTACGAACACGGCGTCCAGAAGCCGGACCCCCGGCTGTTCGAGACCGCCTGCACGGCGCTCGGTGTCGAGCCCCGGGACGTCCTGATGGTCGGCGACGACCGGCGGGCGGACGGCGGTGCGGCGGCCCTGGGCTGCGGGGTGCACTTCGTGGATCACCTGCCGGCGGCGCAGCGGCCCGACGGGCTGCGGCCGGTCCTCGACCTGGTGGGTTGA
- a CDS encoding phosphatase PAP2 family protein, whose product MHTPSVDSPPRIPEHRTAARATGVLALCSVLLLVLVAVKWHPLLTVDGDIADTTHRWAVDEPGVTHAFRILTDWVWDPWTMRILAAIAVMWLVWRRNARWTAVWLAATCALGTLLQQILKAAVGRPRPVWPDPVDTAHFAAYPSGHALTATVVCGLLLWLLHHYGAGRALWFTALALAAISVVGVGLTRIWLGVHWPSDVLGGWLLGGMLVTLAVMVHQRYRP is encoded by the coding sequence ATGCACACGCCGTCCGTCGACTCCCCGCCCCGCATCCCGGAGCACCGGACCGCCGCCCGCGCGACCGGTGTCCTCGCCCTGTGCTCGGTGCTGCTGCTCGTCCTGGTCGCGGTCAAGTGGCATCCGTTGCTCACCGTGGACGGCGACATCGCCGACACCACCCACCGCTGGGCGGTCGACGAGCCGGGTGTCACCCACGCCTTCCGCATCCTCACGGACTGGGTCTGGGACCCCTGGACGATGCGCATCCTGGCTGCGATCGCGGTGATGTGGCTGGTGTGGCGGCGCAACGCGCGGTGGACCGCCGTCTGGCTGGCGGCCACCTGCGCGCTGGGCACACTGCTCCAGCAGATCCTGAAGGCCGCGGTCGGCCGCCCACGCCCCGTCTGGCCCGACCCCGTCGACACCGCGCACTTCGCGGCCTACCCGTCGGGGCACGCCCTGACGGCCACGGTCGTCTGCGGCCTCCTCCTGTGGCTCCTCCACCACTACGGCGCCGGCCGCGCCCTGTGGTTCACCGCCCTGGCCCTCGCCGCGATCTCCGTCGTCGGTGTCGGCCTGACCCGCATCTGGCTCGGCGTCCACTGGCCCTCCGACGTGCTCGGGGGCTGGCTCCTGGGCGGGATGCTGGTGACACTGGCGGTGATGGTCCACCAGCGGTACCGGCCGTGA
- a CDS encoding LVIVD repeat-containing protein, which translates to MILLKESRTRRRRLGVAAAAAGLLAALLTAGPAVATPDPGDGPVAGKGVSKSTEAEVKAAIADGEIPGQDEIVHSDNIEHLVNIPKDALPGTNSDLAFQGRYAFSGNYDGFRIFDISNPKAPRTVAQVLCPGSQNDISVSGNLLFLSTDSSRSDSSCSSTTQPATEKSSWEGMKVFDISDKTNPKYVAAVETACGSHTHTLVPERRNVYLYVSSYSPSATYPDCQPPHDGISVIKVPRNAPEKAAVVDFPVLFPGEGPDGGGNPGAPTNPGVSKTTGCHDITVLPDKDLAAGACMGDGILFSIKDPENPKVIDRVQDNVNFAFWHSATFNQKANKVVFTDELGGGGAATCNAEIGPNRGADGIYDIVGKGDKRKLVFRSYFKIPRHQADVEVCVAHNGSLIPVKGKDIMVQAWYQGGVSVWDFTNSSNPKEIGYFERGPVTTERLTTAGSWSAYYYNGYIYSNDIAKGFDVLKLSDRRTDPAKKVRLGELNVQTQPDYFD; encoded by the coding sequence GTGATCCTGTTGAAAGAGTCCCGAACCCGGCGCAGACGCCTGGGAGTCGCCGCGGCCGCCGCGGGTCTCCTGGCCGCGCTGCTGACCGCAGGACCGGCCGTCGCGACCCCCGACCCCGGGGACGGTCCGGTCGCGGGCAAAGGCGTGTCCAAGAGCACCGAGGCCGAGGTGAAGGCGGCGATCGCGGACGGCGAGATACCGGGCCAGGACGAGATCGTCCACTCCGACAACATCGAACACCTCGTCAACATCCCCAAGGACGCACTGCCCGGCACCAATTCGGACCTGGCCTTCCAGGGCAGGTACGCCTTCTCCGGCAACTACGACGGCTTCCGCATCTTCGACATCAGCAACCCGAAGGCGCCCAGGACCGTCGCCCAGGTGCTGTGCCCCGGCTCGCAGAACGACATCTCCGTCTCCGGGAACCTGCTGTTCCTGTCCACGGACTCCTCGCGCAGCGACAGCAGTTGCAGCAGCACCACCCAGCCCGCGACCGAGAAGTCGTCGTGGGAGGGCATGAAGGTCTTCGACATCAGCGACAAGACGAACCCGAAGTACGTCGCCGCCGTGGAGACCGCCTGCGGCTCGCACACCCACACGCTGGTGCCCGAGCGCAGGAACGTCTACCTCTACGTCTCCTCGTACTCGCCGAGTGCGACCTACCCCGACTGCCAGCCGCCGCACGACGGCATCTCCGTCATCAAGGTGCCGCGCAACGCCCCCGAGAAGGCGGCGGTCGTGGACTTCCCGGTGCTCTTCCCCGGCGAGGGTCCCGACGGCGGCGGCAACCCGGGCGCGCCCACCAACCCGGGTGTCTCCAAGACCACCGGCTGCCACGACATCACGGTGCTCCCGGACAAGGACCTGGCGGCGGGCGCCTGCATGGGTGACGGCATCCTGTTCTCCATCAAGGACCCGGAGAACCCGAAGGTCATCGACCGGGTGCAGGACAACGTGAACTTCGCGTTCTGGCATTCGGCCACCTTCAACCAGAAGGCGAACAAGGTCGTCTTCACCGACGAGCTGGGCGGCGGCGGTGCGGCCACCTGCAACGCGGAGATCGGTCCGAACCGCGGTGCCGACGGCATCTACGACATCGTTGGCAAGGGTGACAAGCGCAAGCTCGTCTTCCGCAGCTACTTCAAGATCCCCCGCCACCAGGCGGACGTCGAGGTGTGCGTGGCCCACAACGGCTCGCTCATCCCGGTCAAGGGCAAGGACATCATGGTCCAGGCCTGGTACCAGGGCGGTGTCTCCGTCTGGGACTTCACGAACTCCTCGAACCCGAAGGAGATCGGCTACTTCGAGCGCGGCCCGGTGACCACCGAGCGGCTGACGACCGCCGGCTCCTGGTCGGCGTACTACTACAACGGCTACATCTACTCGAACGACATCGCCAAGGGCTTCGACGTCCTGAAGCTCAGCGACCGGCGTACGGATCCCGCGAAGAAGGTGCGGCTCGGCGAGCTCAACGTCCAGACGCAGCCGGACTACTTCGACTGA
- a CDS encoding MarR family winged helix-turn-helix transcriptional regulator produces the protein MTAPNGRAAQPARHDTVAAVVRQWQTVHPGLDTGPMEIIGRVNRCAALLQQAEDAPLRRAGLSRPEFDLLGALRRTGHELTPGDLARETFSSGAAVTKRLKQLTERGLVERRGDTRDRRVAHVRLTEAGRDLVDGILPEQLAYETAVLSVLTPEARDELAGRLGELLGRLEGSLGVLRA, from the coding sequence ATGACGGCACCGAACGGACGAGCGGCACAACCGGCGAGGCACGACACCGTCGCCGCCGTCGTCCGGCAGTGGCAGACCGTCCACCCCGGCCTCGACACCGGCCCCATGGAGATCATCGGCCGGGTCAACCGCTGCGCGGCCCTCCTCCAGCAGGCCGAGGACGCCCCCCTGCGCCGGGCCGGACTCAGCCGTCCCGAGTTCGACCTGCTCGGCGCTCTGCGCCGCACCGGCCACGAGCTGACCCCCGGTGACCTGGCCCGCGAGACCTTCTCCTCCGGCGCCGCCGTCACCAAGCGGCTCAAGCAGCTGACCGAGCGGGGCCTGGTGGAGCGCCGGGGCGACACCCGCGACCGCCGCGTCGCCCACGTCCGGCTCACCGAGGCCGGCCGCGACCTGGTCGACGGGATCCTGCCCGAGCAACTGGCGTACGAGACGGCCGTGCTGTCCGTCCTGACCCCCGAGGCGCGGGACGAACTCGCCGGCCGACTGGGGGAGCTGCTCGGCCGACTGGAGGGAAGCCTGGGAGTACTGCGCGCCTGA
- a CDS encoding TetR/AcrR family transcriptional regulator, translating to MSPRSASVNEELRRRSRERLLQAALELVSERGYEATTLGDIADRAGSARGLVSYYFPGKRQLVQSAVHRLMHRTLEEALEREPRTEDGRERMARAIDAVLGLARDRTVLMRQHMAGLLDTEGFVQCPEQQRLAELLRDTMERHGSQTVETDYPMLRSQLMGAVYAMVLPNVPMSMATLRAELFTRYRLDWEQGVPPGTEAPDGTYDTDLSRFFETGREAGDQSK from the coding sequence ATGTCCCCGCGCAGCGCCTCGGTCAATGAAGAGCTGCGCCGTCGTTCCCGGGAGCGGCTCCTACAGGCGGCACTCGAACTGGTCTCCGAGCGCGGTTACGAGGCCACGACCCTCGGCGACATCGCGGACCGTGCCGGCTCGGCGCGCGGTCTGGTGTCGTACTACTTCCCCGGCAAGCGCCAGCTCGTGCAGTCCGCTGTGCACCGGCTCATGCACCGCACGCTGGAGGAGGCGCTGGAGCGCGAGCCGCGCACCGAGGACGGCCGGGAGCGGATGGCCCGGGCCATCGACGCGGTCCTGGGCCTGGCCCGGGACCGGACCGTGCTGATGCGCCAGCACATGGCGGGCCTGCTGGACACCGAGGGCTTCGTGCAGTGCCCGGAGCAGCAGCGCCTCGCCGAACTGCTGCGGGACACGATGGAACGGCACGGTTCGCAGACGGTCGAGACCGACTACCCGATGCTGCGCTCGCAACTCATGGGCGCGGTCTACGCGATGGTCCTGCCGAACGTCCCGATGTCGATGGCGACGCTGCGCGCCGAGCTGTTCACGCGCTACCGGCTCGACTGGGAGCAGGGCGTCCCGCCGGGCACCGAGGCGCCCGACGGGACGTACGACACGGATCTGTCGCGTTTCTTCGAGACGGGCCGGGAGGCCGGGGATCAGTCGAAGTAG
- a CDS encoding DUF5134 domain-containing protein, which translates to MHGPASPGWLLVALCAATGAYCLLRMRSSVEEQRRAAGGEALMGFGMAAMAVPAAVFTPPSWAWPLYTAVFGGAALRALWAARTSTRHLHHLVGAGAMVYMAVVMAASPGHHGGAGVPVVTGILLLYFAGYVLRSGVRLIPVAAGGGAVGWGDRPELARACRLSMGIAMVAMLLTL; encoded by the coding sequence GTGCACGGACCGGCTTCGCCCGGCTGGCTGCTGGTGGCGCTCTGCGCGGCGACCGGGGCGTACTGCCTGCTGCGGATGCGCAGCAGCGTCGAGGAACAGCGCCGGGCCGCGGGCGGTGAGGCGCTGATGGGCTTCGGGATGGCCGCGATGGCCGTACCCGCCGCCGTGTTCACGCCACCGTCATGGGCCTGGCCGCTCTACACGGCCGTGTTCGGCGGGGCCGCGCTGCGCGCTCTGTGGGCGGCACGCACGAGCACCCGTCATCTGCACCACCTCGTGGGAGCCGGGGCCATGGTCTACATGGCGGTGGTGATGGCGGCCTCCCCCGGGCACCACGGCGGCGCGGGAGTCCCCGTGGTGACAGGCATACTGCTCCTCTACTTCGCGGGTTACGTCCTGCGCTCCGGCGTCCGCCTGATACCGGTTGCCGCCGGTGGCGGAGCCGTCGGCTGGGGCGACCGCCCCGAACTCGCGCGCGCCTGTCGGCTGTCGATGGGCATCGCGATGGTGGCCATGCTGCTGACGCTCTGA
- a CDS encoding cellulosome protein, translated as MDAVAAEGPAPEKLTIDLGTETGPFHGGASGTLYGLYGDGVPSRVVVEGMYPRTVTTKAQDGTQHPGGDALEILPAFVAAGGKDAYVYLPDFYRGFPYEWPGATGEERLAGHLDVIRRQVEHVLTLGELKDHVVYVPFNEPEGNMFGEGEWSYDQVSWRTEPDRYFAAWETAYRLIKDLDPDARVAGPNTCVLYPEVRDFLEFAKSHDVLPDIVTWHELSSPAEVRTNIARYRALERELGIGPLPVNINEYAHNYHVSVPGQMIQWIAAIEESKVDADIAYWNIAGNLNDSAVEANKANGQWWLYNAYGQLTGDTVRVLAPHPNEQYTLQGVATLDRNRRQARALFGGADGAADVVFEGVDAEVFGAVVHARLVEIPWTGQVGAAEQPLRLRDEELPVADGKVTLGLTDLDAMSAYHLILSPGGNGAATLPPAVRWRRTYEAEDAAYTGDGYSKNGPEGSPSAVDRFATSGGYHVGGLRTGSDGVLAFDVEVPQDGTYDLAVFAGSHNLADLVREQGPTNVFLRVDGENPRELRLPLGYKWAVWGHTDTRVELTAGRHRITLAAQDPDLGVTKGDAVVDKLDLVLRSEDETSLYDAEFADLGGGARVSHAHRGASGPGVAVLPRGGTVTFWTYAADDGEASVTVDLLGPGEGVWSVNGEEIGRVERGAVPLFLAGGVNKVTVTGASDRLIVDRLRIAPSRGLLPSTAYAAEEGVLTGTVRVTGYPYAVGGKAVDGIGAGPANALTLTVTADRPGRHALTIRYSNGEQPPSTHYNPDPVCRHADIRVNGAPAHRVLFPTTFHFNNFWNLSVPVTLRPGLNTITFTADELPDFAGHTRNAFGQRSAHAPVIDQVTVTPLAPTED; from the coding sequence ATGGATGCCGTGGCAGCCGAAGGCCCCGCCCCCGAGAAGCTCACCATCGATCTCGGGACCGAGACCGGACCCTTCCACGGGGGAGCGAGCGGCACGCTCTACGGGCTCTACGGCGACGGCGTGCCCAGCCGTGTCGTGGTCGAGGGCATGTACCCGCGCACGGTGACGACCAAGGCCCAGGACGGCACCCAGCATCCCGGCGGCGACGCCCTGGAGATCCTGCCGGCCTTCGTCGCGGCGGGCGGCAAGGACGCCTACGTCTATCTGCCCGACTTCTACCGAGGATTTCCGTACGAGTGGCCGGGCGCCACGGGCGAGGAGCGGCTCGCCGGACATCTGGACGTGATCCGCCGTCAGGTCGAACACGTCCTGACCCTGGGGGAGTTGAAGGACCACGTCGTGTACGTGCCGTTCAACGAACCCGAGGGCAACATGTTCGGTGAGGGGGAGTGGAGTTACGACCAGGTCTCCTGGCGGACCGAGCCGGACCGCTACTTCGCCGCCTGGGAAACCGCCTACCGCCTCATCAAGGACCTCGACCCGGACGCGCGCGTGGCCGGACCCAACACCTGCGTTCTGTACCCCGAGGTCAGGGACTTCCTGGAGTTCGCGAAGTCGCACGACGTGCTGCCCGACATCGTCACCTGGCACGAGCTGTCCTCGCCCGCCGAGGTCCGCACCAACATCGCCAGGTATCGCGCACTGGAAAGGGAGTTGGGCATCGGGCCGCTGCCCGTCAACATCAACGAGTACGCACACAACTACCACGTCTCCGTGCCCGGACAGATGATCCAGTGGATCGCCGCGATCGAGGAGTCGAAGGTCGACGCCGACATCGCCTACTGGAACATCGCCGGCAACCTCAACGACTCGGCGGTCGAGGCGAACAAGGCCAACGGCCAGTGGTGGCTCTACAACGCCTACGGGCAGCTGACCGGTGACACCGTCCGGGTGCTCGCCCCGCACCCCAACGAGCAGTACACCCTCCAGGGCGTCGCCACCCTCGACCGGAACAGGCGACAGGCGCGGGCGCTGTTCGGGGGAGCGGACGGCGCGGCGGACGTCGTCTTCGAGGGCGTGGACGCGGAGGTGTTCGGTGCCGTGGTCCACGCCCGGCTCGTGGAGATTCCCTGGACGGGCCAAGTGGGCGCCGCAGAACAGCCGTTGCGGCTACGGGACGAGGAACTGCCGGTCGCGGACGGGAAAGTGACGCTCGGTCTGACCGACCTCGACGCGATGTCCGCCTACCACCTGATCCTGTCGCCGGGCGGCAACGGGGCCGCGACACTGCCGCCCGCGGTGCGCTGGAGGCGGACGTACGAGGCCGAGGACGCCGCCTACACCGGAGACGGTTACTCGAAGAACGGACCCGAGGGGTCCCCGTCCGCCGTCGACCGGTTCGCGACCTCCGGTGGCTACCACGTGGGCGGTCTGCGCACCGGCTCCGACGGCGTGCTCGCCTTCGACGTCGAGGTGCCGCAGGACGGGACGTACGACCTCGCGGTGTTCGCGGGCTCGCACAATCTCGCCGACCTGGTGCGCGAGCAGGGCCCCACCAACGTCTTCCTGCGCGTCGACGGCGAGAATCCTCGCGAACTGCGGCTGCCGCTCGGCTACAAGTGGGCGGTGTGGGGGCACACCGACACCCGGGTGGAGCTGACCGCGGGCCGGCACCGGATCACCCTCGCCGCCCAGGACCCCGACCTCGGCGTCACCAAGGGTGACGCGGTCGTCGACAAGCTGGACCTCGTGCTGCGGAGCGAGGACGAAACCTCCCTGTACGACGCCGAGTTCGCGGACCTCGGTGGCGGGGCCCGGGTCAGTCACGCCCACCGCGGCGCCTCGGGGCCAGGAGTTGCCGTGCTCCCGCGAGGCGGCACCGTCACCTTCTGGACGTACGCGGCCGACGACGGCGAGGCCTCCGTGACCGTCGACCTGCTCGGGCCCGGAGAGGGCGTGTGGAGCGTCAACGGCGAGGAGATCGGACGCGTCGAGCGCGGCGCCGTACCGCTCTTCCTGGCCGGGGGCGTCAACAAGGTGACGGTCACCGGGGCTTCGGACCGGCTGATCGTCGACCGGCTGCGGATCGCCCCTTCTCGCGGCCTCCTGCCCAGCACCGCGTACGCCGCCGAGGAAGGCGTCCTGACCGGCACGGTGAGGGTGACCGGATACCCGTACGCCGTCGGTGGCAAGGCGGTTGACGGCATCGGCGCCGGGCCCGCGAACGCGCTCACCCTGACGGTCACGGCGGACCGCCCCGGACGCCACGCGCTGACCATCCGCTACTCCAACGGCGAGCAGCCCCCCTCGACCCACTACAACCCGGACCCGGTCTGCCGCCACGCCGACATCCGCGTCAACGGCGCCCCCGCGCACCGCGTCCTGTTCCCCACCACCTTCCACTTCAACAACTTCTGGAACCTCTCCGTGCCCGTCACCCTGCGCCCCGGCCTCAACACGATCACGTTCACCGCCGACGAACTCCCCGACTTCGCCGGACACACCAGGAACGCATTCGGCCAGCGCTCCGCCCACGCCCCCGTCATCGACCAGGTCACGGTGACACCGCTCGCCCCCACGGAAGACTGA
- a CDS encoding FUSC family protein: protein MSSATPLAGTPRVRRLPLAGVLRLGRPSDIWFKPALSVVVAVAPPNLTLLAFDRLDLAMYTMAGSLCALYAHHRPYAARGRALAGVVLGMVAGLGVGLVAASLTGSAVVLVTVGALVAAVQKALCDATRIGPPGHVVLTFISSASLFAPQTLAQVPGHLALALAAGTWAWLVGMAPGLFRPHGPERRATAHALNAAAAYAENRRPHGSGTAHAAVQAAWQTLLSAGARSETRRALERLVVRAEVALASPGDADPHRLRVWARELRGTGPVPRAAYDDELLGVEAELAVPARRWWRALGPLAPIAMRTALGCALAGYASLALGVGRPYWALVTAASLYQANVTLTWSRGVQRVVGNLVGVLVFAAVVPLAHLGPAALVLCCLAFNFGAEALIGRNYWLGSICVTPMALLITEFAGYQEPGRLITERVVDTLVGALVGIVAAMAVTNRRAGDRVEHALATVERARARAARLLAEPHPAPGSLDTARRALAAALVDLRAGVEAASGEWWQRALPQERVVRAEQAGHRTLAATIRHHRAEGARP, encoded by the coding sequence ATGAGCAGTGCGACCCCTCTTGCCGGCACCCCGCGCGTCCGCCGTCTCCCCCTGGCCGGGGTGTTGCGCCTCGGCAGGCCCTCCGACATCTGGTTCAAGCCCGCCCTGAGTGTGGTCGTCGCGGTCGCCCCGCCGAACCTGACCCTTCTGGCCTTCGACCGACTCGACCTGGCGATGTACACCATGGCCGGGTCCCTGTGCGCGCTGTACGCCCACCACCGGCCCTACGCCGCCCGGGGCCGCGCCCTGGCCGGGGTGGTGCTCGGCATGGTCGCCGGCCTCGGTGTCGGCCTGGTCGCCGCCTCGCTCACCGGCAGCGCGGTGGTGCTGGTCACCGTCGGCGCACTGGTGGCCGCCGTACAGAAAGCGCTCTGTGACGCGACCCGGATCGGCCCGCCGGGCCATGTGGTCCTCACCTTCATCAGCTCCGCCTCCCTGTTCGCCCCGCAGACCCTCGCCCAGGTGCCCGGCCACCTCGCCCTGGCCCTTGCGGCGGGCACCTGGGCCTGGCTGGTCGGCATGGCGCCCGGTCTGTTCCGGCCGCACGGCCCGGAGCGACGGGCCACCGCCCACGCGCTGAACGCGGCTGCCGCGTACGCGGAGAACCGGCGCCCCCACGGAAGCGGAACCGCCCATGCCGCCGTGCAGGCCGCCTGGCAGACCCTCCTCTCGGCCGGCGCCCGCTCCGAGACCCGGCGCGCCCTCGAACGCCTCGTCGTCCGCGCCGAGGTCGCCCTCGCCTCTCCCGGCGACGCGGACCCGCACCGCCTGCGCGTCTGGGCCCGCGAACTGCGCGGCACAGGGCCGGTCCCACGGGCGGCGTACGACGATGAACTCCTCGGCGTGGAGGCCGAACTCGCCGTCCCGGCCCGCCGGTGGTGGCGTGCCCTCGGGCCGCTCGCCCCGATCGCGATGCGCACCGCCCTGGGCTGCGCCCTCGCCGGTTACGCCTCCCTCGCGCTCGGCGTCGGCCGCCCCTACTGGGCGCTGGTCACCGCCGCCTCGCTCTACCAGGCCAACGTCACCCTCACCTGGAGCCGGGGCGTCCAGCGCGTCGTCGGCAACCTCGTCGGGGTGCTGGTGTTCGCCGCCGTGGTCCCGCTCGCCCACCTCGGGCCCGCCGCCCTCGTCCTGTGCTGCCTCGCCTTCAACTTCGGCGCCGAGGCGCTCATCGGCCGCAACTACTGGCTCGGCAGCATCTGTGTCACCCCGATGGCGTTGCTCATCACCGAGTTCGCCGGGTACCAGGAGCCGGGCCGGCTGATCACCGAGCGGGTCGTGGACACCCTCGTCGGGGCGCTGGTCGGAATCGTCGCCGCCATGGCCGTCACCAACCGGCGCGCGGGTGATCGCGTCGAGCACGCGCTGGCCACCGTGGAACGCGCGCGTGCCCGCGCCGCCCGCCTTCTCGCGGAGCCGCACCCCGCTCCCGGCAGCCTGGACACCGCCCGCCGCGCCCTCGCCGCAGCCCTGGTCGACCTGCGGGCCGGCGTCGAGGCCGCGTCCGGCGAATGGTGGCAGCGCGCCCTGCCCCAGGAGAGGGTCGTACGCGCCGAACAGGCCGGACATCGTACGCTCGCCGCGACGATCCGGCACCACAGAGCGGAGGGCGCCCGCCCATGA